A single region of the Anaerostipes rhamnosivorans genome encodes:
- a CDS encoding alpha/beta hydrolase, with product MFKEKTIPLYAESNDCCRLKQIPCCNRDHLLDPSVIGKVEKSGVFLTGYENAPFTPFMDLSSLRLEMGSENLDITQELVEEMPFLIRLSDRFIPVTFFRLPNGQMQKPVIFFHGGGFLGGSTKVLENQCKFLAEQSKATVISVDYRLIPENPFPAALNDCKEVISWIWDHAEEWNLDRNKITAAGESAGGNLAVSCSLSETGKKVALTMPVYGALDLSYAEDTDYWDYHKYEVIPEHYNHAITRLNRFRILNNTIHDLYAANGEDVKDPSISPLYANDLSKLKKAVIIEAEFDYFRLSNDLFAERLWDSGIPCEVIRYQGMDHGFYDRLGFCQQTKDCIMEMALQIRKL from the coding sequence ATGTTTAAAGAAAAAACGATCCCTCTTTATGCTGAAAGTAACGATTGCTGCAGACTGAAACAAATTCCCTGCTGTAACAGGGACCACCTTCTCGATCCTTCTGTGATCGGGAAGGTGGAAAAGTCCGGAGTTTTTCTGACAGGCTATGAGAACGCCCCCTTCACACCTTTTATGGATCTCTCTTCCCTGAGGCTTGAAATGGGATCTGAGAATTTGGACATCACACAAGAGTTGGTAGAAGAAATGCCCTTTTTGATCAGACTTTCTGACCGCTTTATCCCTGTAACTTTTTTTCGTTTACCAAATGGGCAAATGCAGAAACCTGTGATTTTCTTCCACGGCGGAGGCTTCCTCGGGGGAAGTACTAAGGTTCTTGAGAATCAATGCAAGTTTCTGGCAGAACAGTCCAAAGCTACTGTCATTTCCGTGGACTACCGATTGATTCCTGAAAATCCGTTCCCCGCGGCTCTCAATGACTGCAAAGAGGTTATCTCTTGGATCTGGGACCATGCGGAAGAATGGAATTTGGACAGAAACAAAATCACTGCTGCCGGCGAAAGTGCCGGCGGCAATCTGGCAGTTTCATGCTCCCTTTCTGAAACAGGAAAAAAAGTTGCGCTGACCATGCCGGTGTACGGTGCACTGGATTTATCATATGCCGAAGATACGGACTACTGGGACTATCATAAATATGAAGTCATCCCTGAACACTACAATCATGCAATCACAAGACTCAACCGCTTTCGGATTTTAAACAATACCATTCATGATTTGTACGCAGCCAACGGAGAAGATGTGAAGGATCCTTCGATTTCTCCGCTTTATGCAAATGATTTGTCCAAACTAAAAAAAGCGGTGATCATCGAAGCCGAATTTGACTATTTCCGCTTATCCAATGATTTATTTGCTGAAAGATTGTGGGATTCTGGGATACCGTGTGAGGTGATCCGTTACCAGGGTATGGATCACGGTTTTTATGACCGCTTGGGATTTTGCCAGCAGACAAAAGATTGTATTATGGAAATGGCACTACAGATCAGAAAACTGTAA
- a CDS encoding beta-glucoside-specific PTS transporter subunit IIABC, with protein MTNKQMAEEILQKVGGKRNVISYSHCSTRLRLDLKDSSKIDRESLDKLDGILSVMDVAGQTQIVLGPQVQYIYEELQGIFPQSSSASSDAGSQKKKGFLGSALEIISSLFTPLIDVLIGAGILKGLLSILTASGLLTDASGTYQILNAAADSLYYFLPVVLAITCAKRFKTNMFVSVTIAGALLYPNLTALYDAGKAISFLGIPVQLTTFKSSVFPIIFAILLLSYVEKGLAKLLPEKIRSRIAPFFSLLIVVPVTITVFGPLGSMLSNTIAGFYMNLYGFNPMIAGGFIGAIAQVLVIFGIHWGLFPIIFSNIEKFGFDTILAVFGPSIIAQSGAAFGVWLKTKDQRLKQIAAPAALMGFFGISEPAIYGITLKYRRAFAAAIIGGGIGGAVAGACGARAMAVAVAAIPTFPAYFGAGFTGFIIAYFGAFLISAVLTYLFGFNDSMIPESERADANITADHTELGTSTCKAVAIKVHAPADGTVLPLNKVKDPAFSSEALGKGIAVIPKNGQITAPVAGTVAAVYPTLHAYGIVSENQEEFLIHIGIDTVKLDGKYFTSHVKTGDIVMPGDLIAAAEIDEIKKAGFDPTVIIVDTSGGSERKMTLLREGSVSSQEDLLLIESL; from the coding sequence ATGACAAACAAACAAATGGCAGAAGAAATTCTGCAGAAAGTAGGCGGGAAGCGAAATGTGATTTCTTATTCCCACTGCTCCACAAGGCTTCGCCTTGACCTGAAAGATTCCAGCAAAATCGACCGGGAAAGTCTTGATAAGCTGGATGGTATTCTATCTGTGATGGATGTAGCAGGGCAGACCCAGATTGTACTCGGTCCCCAGGTCCAGTACATTTATGAAGAACTCCAGGGGATCTTTCCGCAGAGTTCTTCTGCTTCTTCGGATGCCGGCAGTCAGAAAAAGAAAGGGTTTTTAGGATCAGCTCTGGAGATCATCTCCAGTCTGTTTACTCCCCTCATTGACGTACTGATCGGCGCTGGTATTTTAAAGGGACTTTTGAGCATCCTCACTGCATCCGGTCTTTTGACAGACGCCAGCGGAACCTATCAGATTTTAAATGCAGCTGCGGACAGTCTATATTATTTTCTTCCAGTGGTGCTGGCGATCACTTGTGCCAAACGCTTTAAGACAAATATGTTTGTGTCCGTAACAATTGCCGGAGCATTATTATATCCGAATCTGACGGCTCTTTATGATGCCGGAAAGGCTATCAGCTTTTTAGGTATTCCTGTACAGCTTACTACATTTAAGAGCAGCGTATTCCCGATTATATTTGCAATCTTACTGCTCTCCTATGTAGAAAAAGGCCTCGCAAAACTGCTTCCTGAGAAGATCAGAAGCCGGATTGCTCCGTTTTTCTCTCTCCTAATTGTAGTTCCTGTGACGATTACCGTCTTTGGACCTCTTGGCTCTATGCTCAGTAATACGATAGCAGGCTTTTACATGAATCTGTATGGATTTAACCCTATGATTGCGGGAGGTTTCATCGGCGCCATTGCTCAGGTGCTTGTTATTTTCGGAATTCATTGGGGATTATTCCCGATCATTTTCTCCAACATTGAAAAGTTTGGTTTTGATACTATCCTGGCTGTATTTGGTCCCAGCATTATCGCCCAGTCAGGCGCCGCTTTCGGTGTATGGCTGAAAACAAAAGATCAACGGCTGAAACAGATTGCGGCCCCTGCGGCTCTCATGGGATTCTTCGGGATTTCTGAACCCGCAATTTATGGAATTACACTAAAATATCGCAGAGCATTTGCGGCTGCTATCATTGGAGGAGGTATCGGTGGTGCCGTTGCAGGAGCCTGCGGTGCCAGGGCTATGGCTGTAGCCGTCGCTGCCATTCCAACCTTCCCTGCTTACTTCGGTGCCGGATTTACCGGGTTTATAATTGCCTATTTTGGTGCTTTCCTGATTTCCGCTGTTCTTACTTATCTTTTCGGTTTTAATGATTCTATGATACCGGAATCAGAACGGGCTGATGCAAATATCACGGCAGATCATACAGAGCTCGGTACATCCACATGCAAGGCTGTGGCAATCAAAGTACATGCGCCTGCTGACGGAACGGTTCTCCCTTTGAACAAAGTAAAGGATCCTGCATTTTCCTCTGAGGCCCTTGGAAAAGGTATTGCAGTAATTCCCAAAAATGGACAAATCACCGCACCTGTTGCTGGAACTGTGGCCGCCGTTTATCCAACCTTGCATGCCTATGGCATTGTAAGTGAAAACCAGGAAGAATTTTTAATACATATCGGAATTGACACGGTAAAATTAGATGGTAAATACTTTACGTCTCATGTAAAGACTGGTGATATTGTCATGCCTGGAGATTTAATTGCTGCAGCTGAAATAGATGAGATTAAAAAAGCAGGGTTTGACCCTACGGTCATCATTGTTGATACATCCGGCGGCTCTGAGAGAAAAATGACCTTACTCCGGGAGGGATCCGTCTCTTCCCAGGAAGATCTGCTGCTCATAGAATCATTATAA
- the licT gene encoding BglG family transcription antiterminator LicT, translating to MEQECFHVKKVLNNNVIFSKNQEGQDIILTGLGLGFQKKKGDPVETEKIERIFLLEEEATGNRLSELLKQIPIDYFYLADQIKQHAEQKLSKELNQNIYVTLCDHMYYAVERFKQGLLFQNQLMWEIKRFYPQEYQIALEAIKLMNSTLKVELPEDEASFVALHIINAELNGQEIQSVIDMTRLIKGICSIVQYEFKIDFDESSLNYTRFILHLKFFSQRLMMNEPPAEEASFLYPQVQENMPEAFQCSRKIASYIHKSYDYTITKSEQVYLTIHIERLLSESRKL from the coding sequence ATGGAGCAGGAGTGCTTTCATGTTAAAAAGGTCTTAAACAATAATGTCATATTTTCAAAAAACCAAGAGGGACAGGACATTATTCTCACCGGCCTTGGACTGGGTTTTCAGAAGAAAAAAGGGGATCCGGTGGAGACAGAAAAAATTGAACGAATTTTCTTACTGGAAGAAGAAGCTACAGGAAACAGACTTTCGGAGCTGTTAAAACAGATTCCTATTGATTACTTTTATCTGGCGGATCAGATTAAGCAGCATGCAGAACAAAAGCTTTCTAAGGAATTAAATCAGAATATCTATGTGACTCTCTGTGACCACATGTATTATGCGGTAGAACGTTTTAAACAAGGACTTTTGTTCCAAAATCAGTTGATGTGGGAAATCAAACGTTTCTATCCCCAGGAATATCAGATTGCGTTGGAAGCAATCAAACTGATGAATTCCACTCTCAAGGTGGAGCTCCCCGAAGATGAAGCCAGTTTTGTTGCCTTGCATATTATTAATGCAGAACTTAACGGACAAGAGATCCAGTCTGTTATCGACATGACAAGGCTGATCAAAGGAATCTGCAGCATTGTACAATATGAGTTTAAAATTGATTTTGATGAAAGTTCATTGAACTATACAAGGTTCATACTGCATTTAAAATTCTTTTCCCAGCGGCTTATGATGAATGAGCCTCCGGCAGAAGAAGCATCTTTTTTATACCCTCAGGTTCAGGAAAACATGCCGGAAGCATTTCAATGTTCCCGGAAGATTGCTTCTTACATACATAAAAGTTATGACTATACTATTACAAAAAGTGAACAGGTCTATCTGACCATTCATATTGAACGGCTGCTGTCAGAGAGCAGAAAGCTGTAA
- a CDS encoding endonuclease MutS2 — MNQKVLNTLEYDKVIERLAAYATTELGREACETLQPMTQEPEISLAQEQTQDALTRLYKQGSISFFGVQDLGASLKRLKMKGTLSAGELLEIAGLLEAVKNALSYGAQKDDMADADSLDSVFESLVPMDGLLKDIRHCIISPEEISDDASSALKDIRRSMKLTNQKIHSQLTTMVSSSANKDMLQDAIVTMRNGRYCIPVKQEYRGQFKGMIHDQSSSGSTLFIEPMAVVTLNNQLKELEGQEQTEIERILSLLSEQASYDLDGLAQNQKLLIQLDFIFAKAKYAKDYNGSKPIFREDGVINIKQGRHPLLDSKKVVPINVTLGDAFSMLVITGPNTGGKTVSLKTVGLFTLMGQAGLHIPAFQGSSLGIYEEVFADIGDEQSIEQNLSTFSSHMTNIVSIIQKAHKNSLVLLDELCGGTDPVEGAALAISILTDLHDRGVKTMATTHYSELKMFALSTEGVENASCEFDVETLSPTYRLMIGIPGKSNAFAISQKLGLDNHIIDHASGQIDQSVKDFETILADLEKSKQTIEQEQEEIFEYRKEIESLRQSLKERQENIKEKREKLLREAREEAYRIISEAKDTADETIKEYNKLKKQSGKDANRKMEHMRSDLRGKMSGLEKDMAYRSKKRASKKHEPGDFQIGDEVYVTSLSLNGTVQTLPNSKGDLYVQMGMMRSKINVKDLEITKSVKQVKRENARNEARNSGRTAINKSSSIRPEINVLGMTVDEAISQLDKFIDDACLANLGQITVIHGKGTGALRKGIHNYLKTLKKQKRISGYQDGEFGEGDMGVTVIML, encoded by the coding sequence ATGAATCAAAAAGTTTTAAATACATTAGAATATGACAAAGTCATCGAACGGCTTGCTGCCTATGCGACTACCGAGCTTGGGAGAGAAGCCTGCGAAACTCTCCAGCCGATGACACAGGAACCAGAGATCTCTCTGGCCCAGGAACAGACCCAGGATGCTCTGACCAGGCTATATAAGCAGGGGAGCATTTCTTTTTTCGGCGTCCAGGATCTGGGTGCTTCTCTGAAGCGCCTGAAAATGAAGGGGACATTAAGTGCCGGGGAACTGTTAGAGATCGCAGGTCTTTTGGAGGCGGTGAAAAACGCTCTGTCCTACGGGGCGCAGAAGGATGATATGGCAGATGCCGATTCTCTGGATTCTGTGTTTGAGTCTCTTGTGCCTATGGACGGTCTTTTGAAGGATATCAGACACTGTATCATTTCCCCTGAGGAGATCAGTGATGATGCTTCTTCGGCCTTAAAAGATATTCGAAGGAGCATGAAGCTGACCAACCAGAAGATCCACAGCCAGCTGACAACGATGGTCAGTTCTTCTGCCAACAAAGACATGCTGCAGGATGCCATTGTCACCATGAGAAACGGCCGATACTGTATTCCGGTCAAACAAGAGTACCGGGGACAGTTTAAAGGAATGATCCATGACCAGTCCTCCAGCGGTTCTACTTTATTTATCGAGCCGATGGCCGTGGTCACACTGAACAACCAGCTGAAAGAACTGGAGGGACAGGAACAGACTGAGATCGAACGTATTTTATCCCTGCTGAGTGAACAGGCTTCCTACGATCTGGACGGACTGGCCCAGAACCAAAAGCTTTTGATTCAGCTGGATTTTATCTTCGCGAAAGCCAAGTATGCCAAAGATTATAACGGCAGCAAACCGATCTTTAGGGAAGACGGTGTCATTAATATCAAACAGGGGCGCCATCCTTTGCTGGATTCTAAGAAGGTGGTGCCTATTAACGTAACTCTCGGCGACGCCTTCTCCATGCTGGTCATTACCGGTCCCAATACCGGAGGTAAGACCGTTTCTCTGAAAACCGTTGGGCTGTTTACGCTCATGGGACAGGCGGGTCTTCATATTCCTGCATTCCAGGGATCCAGCCTGGGAATCTATGAGGAAGTATTTGCGGACATCGGAGACGAGCAGAGCATTGAGCAGAATTTAAGTACCTTCTCCTCTCACATGACCAACATTGTCTCCATCATCCAAAAAGCCCACAAGAATTCTCTTGTGTTGCTGGATGAGCTTTGCGGGGGAACCGACCCGGTGGAAGGCGCCGCACTGGCTATTTCTATCTTAACGGATCTGCATGACCGGGGCGTAAAAACCATGGCGACGACTCACTACAGTGAACTTAAGATGTTTGCACTTTCCACTGAGGGTGTGGAAAACGCTTCCTGTGAGTTTGACGTGGAGACACTGTCTCCAACTTACAGGCTGATGATCGGGATTCCCGGCAAGAGTAATGCATTTGCTATTTCCCAGAAGCTTGGGCTGGATAATCACATCATTGACCATGCTTCCGGCCAGATTGACCAGTCGGTCAAAGACTTTGAGACCATCCTGGCTGACTTGGAAAAGAGCAAACAGACGATTGAGCAGGAACAGGAAGAGATTTTTGAATACAGAAAAGAGATTGAATCTCTCAGGCAAAGCCTGAAAGAGCGGCAGGAAAACATCAAGGAAAAACGAGAGAAGCTGCTCAGAGAGGCAAGGGAAGAGGCCTACCGCATCATTTCTGAGGCTAAGGATACTGCCGATGAGACTATTAAAGAGTATAACAAGTTAAAGAAACAGTCTGGGAAAGATGCAAACAGAAAAATGGAGCATATGCGAAGTGACCTGCGTGGCAAGATGTCCGGCCTGGAAAAAGATATGGCCTACCGCTCCAAAAAACGGGCTTCTAAAAAGCATGAGCCAGGCGATTTCCAGATTGGGGATGAGGTCTATGTGACCAGCCTGTCTCTGAACGGTACTGTCCAGACACTGCCCAATTCCAAAGGGGATTTATATGTACAGATGGGCATGATGCGCTCTAAAATCAATGTAAAGGATCTGGAGATCACGAAGAGCGTAAAACAGGTGAAGCGGGAAAATGCAAGAAACGAAGCCAGAAACAGCGGGCGGACTGCCATCAACAAGTCCTCCAGCATCCGCCCGGAGATCAATGTACTGGGCATGACTGTAGATGAGGCTATTTCCCAGCTGGATAAGTTTATTGATGACGCCTGTCTGGCAAACCTTGGACAGATTACCGTCATTCACGGAAAGGGAACAGGAGCCCTGAGAAAAGGTATCCATAACTACTTAAAGACTCTGAAAAAACAAAAACGGATCTCTGGATACCAAGACGGAGAATTCGGCGAGGGAGATATGGGTGTTACGGTTATCATGTTGTAA
- a CDS encoding 3'-5' exoribonuclease YhaM family protein: MRYISELHEGDMVSEVFLCKTKTSGTSKFGKTYYSLSLQDKTGMIDGKVWELNNAIGHFEAMDYIMVKGKVTNFQGNNQLNIEMIRKADEGEYQISDYMPSTKKDIDEMFDELLGMIEKVQNPFLKKLALRVFVEDKEFAKKFKIHSAAKSVHHGYIGGLLEHSLSVAKLCEQYAVLYPQLNRDLLVTTALFHDIGKAEELSAFPENDYTDEGQLVGHIVMGTIKLSKLMDEIPGFPAKLANEVKHCILSHHGELEFGSPKKPALAEAIALSQADNFDAKMETFSEIIEKKQEGQEWSGFQRLFDTKIRETSI, translated from the coding sequence ATGAGATATATAAGTGAGCTGCATGAAGGAGATATGGTTTCAGAGGTATTTTTGTGCAAGACAAAGACATCGGGCACATCAAAGTTTGGAAAGACCTATTATTCTCTTTCGCTCCAGGATAAAACCGGAATGATCGACGGAAAAGTATGGGAACTGAACAATGCCATCGGCCATTTCGAGGCTATGGATTATATTATGGTGAAAGGGAAGGTTACAAACTTCCAGGGGAATAACCAGTTAAATATTGAGATGATCCGGAAAGCAGACGAAGGAGAATACCAAATCTCCGATTACATGCCGTCTACAAAAAAAGATATTGATGAAATGTTTGACGAGCTTTTAGGGATGATCGAAAAGGTGCAGAATCCCTTCCTGAAAAAGCTTGCCCTGAGGGTCTTCGTAGAAGACAAAGAATTTGCCAAGAAATTCAAGATACATTCTGCGGCCAAAAGCGTACATCACGGATACATCGGAGGGCTCTTAGAGCACTCCTTAAGTGTTGCAAAGCTGTGTGAACAGTATGCAGTCCTGTACCCGCAGTTAAACAGAGACCTGCTTGTCACCACAGCCTTGTTTCACGACATCGGAAAGGCAGAGGAACTGTCCGCATTTCCGGAAAATGACTATACAGACGAAGGCCAGCTAGTGGGACATATTGTCATGGGGACCATCAAGCTTTCCAAGCTGATGGATGAGATCCCGGGATTCCCCGCAAAGCTTGCCAACGAGGTTAAGCACTGCATTCTGTCCCATCACGGAGAGCTGGAGTTTGGTTCCCCGAAAAAACCTGCATTGGCAGAGGCGATTGCACTGAGCCAGGCAGATAATTTTGACGCTAAGATGGAGACATTTTCAGAGATTATCGAGAAAAAACAGGAAGGCCAGGAGTGGTCCGGTTTCCAGCGTTTATTTGATACAAAGATCAGAGAGACATCCATTTAG
- the rlmD gene encoding 23S rRNA (uracil(1939)-C(5))-methyltransferase RlmD — protein sequence MKFKKNQLVEVEIDDMGNEGEGIGHADGYALFLKDAVVGDKVLARIIKTKKNYGFARVEKLLEPSPDRVEPRCPSARPCGGCTLQHLSYEKQLEYKFNKVKNCLERIGGIENAASLMEPIYGMDEPYYYRNKAQFPVGRNKDGKLITGFYAGRTHSIIDCIHCSIQHPVNEEILTKVLEYMEKHHVEPYDEERHKGLVRHIMTRVGFVTGEIMVCLVVNGSKKDLSHLSELVDSLKEIDGMTSICVNSNREKTNRILGNKVEEVYGPAYIYDYIGNVKYQIGPLSFFQVNPRQTKVLYEKALEYAGLCGDETVWDLYCGIGTISLFLAQKAKQVYGVEIVKEAIEDARLNADMNHMENVQFFVGKAEEVLPREYEKNGVYADVIVVDPPRKGCDKTLLDTMAAMGPKRIVYVSCDPGTLARDLKMLGEKQYEVRKVAVVDQFGCTSHVETAVLLVRKP from the coding sequence ATGAAATTTAAAAAGAATCAATTAGTGGAAGTAGAAATTGATGATATGGGCAATGAAGGAGAGGGCATCGGCCATGCAGACGGCTATGCCCTCTTTTTAAAAGATGCCGTTGTGGGGGACAAGGTCCTGGCCCGCATCATCAAAACAAAGAAGAATTATGGATTTGCCAGAGTAGAAAAACTTTTGGAGCCCTCCCCTGACCGGGTAGAGCCAAGATGTCCGTCCGCTCGTCCGTGCGGTGGATGTACTCTCCAGCATCTGTCCTATGAAAAGCAGCTGGAGTATAAGTTTAACAAGGTGAAGAATTGTCTGGAGCGGATCGGCGGGATTGAAAATGCCGCTTCTTTAATGGAGCCGATCTACGGAATGGACGAGCCTTATTATTACCGCAACAAGGCCCAATTCCCAGTGGGACGCAACAAGGACGGAAAGTTAATCACCGGATTTTATGCTGGAAGAACCCACTCCATCATTGACTGTATCCACTGCTCGATCCAGCATCCAGTAAATGAGGAAATACTCACTAAGGTTCTGGAATATATGGAGAAGCATCACGTGGAACCTTATGATGAAGAGCGGCATAAAGGGCTGGTGCGCCATATTATGACCCGAGTTGGGTTTGTGACAGGAGAAATTATGGTCTGTCTTGTGGTAAATGGAAGCAAAAAGGACCTGTCGCACCTTTCGGAACTTGTGGATTCTTTAAAAGAGATTGACGGGATGACAAGCATCTGCGTCAACAGCAACCGGGAGAAGACGAACCGAATCCTGGGGAACAAAGTAGAAGAAGTCTATGGGCCGGCTTATATCTATGATTATATTGGAAATGTGAAATATCAGATTGGGCCGCTGTCTTTTTTCCAGGTGAATCCGAGACAGACGAAAGTGCTGTATGAGAAGGCACTAGAATATGCCGGACTCTGCGGGGATGAGACTGTGTGGGATCTTTACTGCGGTATCGGTACGATTTCTCTGTTTTTGGCACAGAAAGCAAAACAGGTTTACGGAGTTGAGATCGTAAAAGAAGCGATTGAGGATGCAAGATTGAATGCTGATATGAACCATATGGAAAATGTTCAGTTCTTTGTGGGGAAAGCGGAAGAAGTTCTGCCCCGGGAGTATGAAAAGAACGGGGTTTATGCAGATGTAATCGTTGTGGATCCTCCCAGGAAAGGGTGTGATAAGACACTTTTGGATACTATGGCGGCGATGGGGCCGAAAAGAATTGTTTATGTCAGCTGCGATCCGGGGACCTTGGCTCGGGATTTGAAGATGCTGGGGGAGAAACAGTATGAAGTAAGGAAAGTGGCGGTTGTGGATCAGTTTGGGTGCACATCTCATGTTGAAACCGCCGTGTTGCTGGTGCGAAAACCTTGA
- a CDS encoding HNH endonuclease codes for MKIWIEMSRDIEHGGNEWGFTECIWAPTYKKGKAGNKSWLFWENVNRVKSGDFIIHLRGKGKEAEIVGCSIAKTDGYRTEERPPIAGGWDYCNSFYRATLTDFFRFKNSINLYQLFFDKEIDLKNYYEKKSKPKNLFFTIQSGRLQCLNGGYLSEVDEALLEIILDGVQKFTDESVFIGVSVSTSTILKQIKARVGHDRFATNVKNNYNNRCCFPGCKIADKEFLVASHIARWADNTNKRGDTSNGLCLCPIHDKAFEIGYFSLDDNLRVCVEKRIDHSQIFKEYISKFVGMPISKGHIEPDREALREHRKRCNISE; via the coding sequence ATGAAGATATGGATTGAAATGAGCCGGGATATAGAACATGGTGGTAATGAATGGGGATTTACAGAATGTATATGGGCACCGACGTATAAGAAGGGCAAAGCCGGAAATAAGTCGTGGCTATTTTGGGAGAATGTAAATAGGGTGAAATCTGGTGACTTTATTATTCATCTTAGAGGTAAAGGGAAAGAGGCAGAAATTGTTGGGTGTTCTATTGCCAAAACAGATGGTTATAGGACTGAAGAACGCCCACCTATCGCTGGCGGATGGGACTATTGTAATAGTTTTTATAGAGCAACATTAACTGATTTTTTTAGATTTAAAAATTCTATTAATCTTTATCAGTTGTTTTTTGACAAAGAAATAGATTTAAAAAACTACTATGAGAAAAAAAGTAAGCCTAAGAACTTATTTTTTACAATACAATCTGGTAGACTGCAATGCTTAAATGGCGGATATCTTTCAGAGGTTGATGAAGCTCTTTTGGAAATAATATTAGATGGTGTACAAAAGTTTACTGATGAGTCTGTTTTTATTGGTGTATCAGTATCGACATCTACGATCTTAAAACAAATTAAAGCGCGAGTTGGGCATGATCGCTTTGCAACAAATGTAAAAAATAATTATAATAATCGGTGCTGTTTTCCGGGATGTAAGATTGCAGACAAAGAATTTTTGGTTGCTTCTCACATTGCAAGATGGGCGGATAACACTAATAAGCGAGGAGATACTTCAAATGGACTATGCCTATGCCCTATTCATGATAAAGCTTTTGAAATAGGATATTTTTCATTGGATGATAATCTTAGAGTATGTGTAGAAAAGAGAATTGATCATAGTCAAATATTTAAGGAATACATTTCCAAGTTTGTAGGCATGCCAATATCTAAAGGTCATATTGAGCCAGATCGCGAAGCCCTAAGAGAGCATAGAAAAAGATGTAATATCTCGGAATAG
- a CDS encoding DUF1016 N-terminal domain-containing protein, translated as MSWTHYRLLLRVENEKAREFYTEEAIKSNWSTRQLERQINSFFYERLLSSQNKEKVSEEIQKLEPTKVPENVIRDPYVLEFLGLSPNDDFYESDLEEVLN; from the coding sequence TTGAGTTGGACACATTACCGCCTGCTCTTGCGCGTGGAAAATGAAAAAGCCCGTGAGTTCTATACAGAAGAGGCCATAAAATCGAATTGGAGTACACGGCAGTTGGAAAGACAAATTAATTCTTTCTTTTATGAAAGGTTGTTGTCCAGCCAAAATAAAGAAAAAGTTTCAGAGGAAATACAGAAATTGGAGCCCACAAAAGTGCCAGAGAATGTTATCCGCGATCCATATGTATTAGAGTTTCTGGGATTAAGCCCGAATGATGATTTTTATGAGAGTGATCTTGAAGAAGTATTGAATTAG